The following proteins are encoded in a genomic region of Nicotiana sylvestris chromosome 4, ASM39365v2, whole genome shotgun sequence:
- the LOC138890108 gene encoding uncharacterized protein produces the protein MPYHPVGNRQAKSTTKVIVNNLKKRLEESKVEIGELSTRYTQASEESNEEEMHINLDLLEGKREAALIRMAAQKQFMERYYNQKVRLRYFKIGDFVLKKVFQSTKAANAGKLSPTWKGPYKIHGIAGKGAYELETMDGKILPSHWNVVHLKICYF, from the exons AtgccttatcatccggtgggtaatagACAAGCAAAATCAACAACTAAAGTCATtgtcaacaatttgaagaaacgATTGGAAGAATCtaaag ttgaaataggggAGCTAAGCACGAGGTACACGCAAGCATCAGAAGAATCCAATGAAGAAGAAATGCACATAaaccttgatttacttgaaggaaaaagggaagctgcactaataagaatggcagcacaaaagcaattCATGGAACGATACTACAATCAAAAAGTACGActaagatacttcaagattggggacttcgtactcaagaaagtttttCAATCCACGAAGGCGGCCAATgcgggtaaattaagtccaaccTGGAAAGGACCCTACAAGATTCATGGTATTGCAGggaaaggagcatacgagctagAAACAATGGATGGAAAGAtattaccttcacattggaatgtcgtTCACCTGAAGATATGCTATTTCTAA